One region of Gammaproteobacteria bacterium genomic DNA includes:
- a CDS encoding SURF1 family protein has protein sequence MLGWFIVTVLVIAGLVRLGVWQVDRAHQKHAAYARYLAHQQMPAAPLTRIAREPVENLNGRNVTLTGRYLADAEVLLDNQSHDGQPGYLVLTPFAMASRETVLINRGWMPLGMTRDRVTVEQPPTGDIAVRGLISTAPARGISLHGDEQVETLPGGVRRVQRVDYDILARVVGMPLLPYLVLLDPQAPGGYVRAWTAPGSDEYRHWSYAVQWFAMALAVLILFIVLAARGRRRAGAG, from the coding sequence ATGTTGGGGTGGTTCATAGTGACGGTGCTCGTGATCGCCGGGCTGGTGCGCCTCGGTGTGTGGCAGGTGGATCGCGCCCACCAGAAACACGCGGCGTACGCGCGTTACCTGGCGCACCAACAGATGCCTGCGGCGCCGTTGACCCGGATAGCGCGCGAGCCGGTCGAGAATCTGAACGGCCGCAACGTCACGCTCACCGGCCGCTATCTCGCGGACGCGGAAGTGCTGCTGGACAATCAGAGTCACGATGGACAACCCGGTTATCTGGTCTTGACGCCTTTTGCGATGGCATCAAGGGAAACGGTATTGATCAACCGGGGTTGGATGCCCCTGGGCATGACCCGTGATCGGGTGACCGTCGAACAACCACCGACTGGCGACATCGCCGTGCGCGGTTTGATCTCCACGGCACCAGCAAGGGGCATCTCCTTGCACGGGGATGAGCAGGTGGAAACACTGCCCGGCGGCGTGCGGCGAGTGCAACGTGTGGATTACGACATATTGGCGCGTGTAGTCGGGATGCCGCTCCTGCCTTATCTGGTGTTGCTGGATCCGCAGGCGCCGGGAGGTTATGTGCGCGCCTGGACCGCGCCGGGCAGCGATGAATACCGGCACTGGAGTTATGCCGTGCAGTGGTTCGCCATGGCCCTCGCCGTATTGATCCTGTTTATCGTGCTCGCCGCCAGGGGACGCCGCCGTGCCGGCGCCGGCTGA